In a genomic window of Rhododendron vialii isolate Sample 1 chromosome 12a, ASM3025357v1:
- the LOC131310252 gene encoding mannose/glucose-specific lectin-like — MAMISGGPLISLGPWGGKGGEYSAYKAEGPIMQITIRHGDVIDSILFESQSSNGNVIGNPVKIGGTGGGLSSKFRIDSSVELLTSISLTYKEYYGQPIITSLSFGTNIGKKYGPFGPGSGTSVSIPIEDGFIAGFHGRGGSFLDAIGIFVAPKGNVDNEGGCISLGLEGGKEGAYWAYKADEPIMVISIRYGEAIDSILFQSRTGAKLGRSMKIGDNGGGTTKTFSIDSSVEQISSISLTYEKFYGSGEVTIISLSFETNIGNKYGPFGSRKGTSSVSIPIEGGDFAGFHGRVGVYLTAIGVLVAPKHLK; from the exons ATG GCCATGATTAGCGGTGGACCATTGATATCTTTAGGGCCATGGGGAGGGAAAGGTGGTGAATATTCGGCTTACAAGGCCGAGGGGCCGATAATGCAGATAACAATTCGTCACGGAGATGTTATCGACTCAATTTTATTCGAAAGTCAAAGTAGCAATGGCAATGTTATAGGAAACCCCGTGAAAATTGGCGGTACCGGAGGCGGTTTGTCTTCAAAG TTCCGTATCGACAGTTCAGTAGAGCTACTCACGTCCATAAGCCTGACGTACAAAGAGTACTATGGACAACCCATAATCACATCCCTCTCTTTTGGTACAAATATTGGGAAAAAATATGGGCCTTTTGGTCCGGGATCAGGTACTTCTGTGTCCATTCCAATAGAAGATGGATTCATTGCTGGATTCCATGGACGTGGTGGAAGCTTCCTTGATGCTATTGGTATATTTGTGGCACCCAAG GGAAATGTTGACAATGAAGGAGGATGCATATCTTTAGGGTTAGAGGGAGGAAAAGAAGGTGCATATTGGGCTTACAAGGCCGACGAGCCTATAATGGTGATAAGTATTCGTTATGGAGAAGCTATCGATTCAATTTTATTCCAAAGTAGAACCGGCGCTAAACTTGGACGCTCTATGAAAATTGGCGATAACGGTGGCGGTACGACTAAAACG TTCTCCATTGACAGTTCGGTAGAGCAAATCTCGTCCATAAGCCTAACATACGAAAAGTTCTATGGATCTGGAGAAGTGACAATCATATCCCTCAGTTTTGAGACAAATATTGGGAACAAATATGGGCCTTTTGGTTCGAGAAAGGGTACTTCTTCTGTGTCCATTCCAATAGAAGGTGGGGACTTCGCTGGATTCCATGGACGTGTTGGAGTCTACCTTACTGCAATTGGTGTGCTTGTAGCACCCAAGCACCTAAAGTGA